The region GAAGCTAGAGTACTAAGCCGGCCCAGTAGGCTTGCGCCAGAGGCGCGTCTATCGTAGCTCTCGCGGCAGGCGAGAAATAGCCCCGGCAAACAACGATAGCCGTACTTGCTGCATAGACGCGCCGCCGAGGCGAGGCCCAGAGGAAACCCTAGAGAAACCCCGAGCCAAGCACGACACCAGATGGCCTCCGCCGGCGGCAAGCCCAACGCCAACACCGGCGGCGACACCAAGGGGAGGAAGCGCAAGTTCCTGCCCCACGGCAAGCCGGTGCGGAAGGGCGCGTACCCGCTGCGCCCCGGCGTGCAGGGCTTCTTCATCACCTGCGACGGCGGCCGCGAGCACCAGGCCACCCGTGAGGCGATCTCCCTCCTGGACACCGTAAGCCACTTCCCTTGCCTGCACCTAATTGATCTGCTCCCTTGCCGGCCCGAGCCTCCCGCGCAGCAGGTGTTCGTCGTATTGCCTGGCCGCAGCAGCACCAGCCGCCGCTTCGTGCGAGATCTTAATAATTACTCATTCAATTCTAATTACTATCTTAGACGGATGCGTTCCGCTTCAAGTTCGGCGATAGTGCTGCGCTATCTTGTGTTCACTGTAGTTTGCTTGTTATTGTGGCGGGACAGCTTACACCTTTGTGACTCACAATGCTCATTCACTCATAAATGTGATGCCTGATTGAAATTAGCAACACAGCTGCAGCGCGCTGAGCTATTGCTTGTAATATacttgtgcttgggactttgaatctTGCCACTATCTAGGTTATATACAGTTCCTAGTGTACCCTCTCTCTATATCTATCTTTCTCTGCAAAAGACATGTAGTAATAACCACAATAAATCATGCAATTTTGCTTTCCTTTGTGTTCCGGCAAGAGCTGTATGTTTCATTGTGCCCTGTGTTGAGGGGAATGCAATACTCCATTCTTGCTAATATGCTTTTTCCCAAGAATAATTGCTGATGTGCGGTCTCTTCATTGTGGGTCTGCAGTTTTACGAGGACCTGGTTGACGGGAAAGTATTTGATGAGAAGCCCAAGAGCATCCCTGACAAGCCGctgaacaaaaaaataaagtttgaGGACTCTGATTCctctgatgatgaggatgaaggtcATTCAGTGGAGGAGGCTGACAATGGAAATGATGTAGAAAAAGGTGAAGCAAAGTCATCTGAGCAGCAACAAGAGGTAcctggtgccttggaagttgtcagcaAGGAGGATGAAGAACAAGTGGAAACTGCCGACGGATCAGCGCCAAAGAAACAACGTATAGAAGATCCTTTGGTTTCTGAACAGACAGAACCAAAAGTGCCCACTGATGAACCAACAGAGACTACTGATGATAAGCCAAAGGAGTCCACTGATAGACCAGCAGAGACTACTGATGATAAGCCAAAAGAGTCCACTGATAAGCCAGCAGAGACTACTGATGATAAGCCAAAAGAGTCCACTGATAAACCAACAGAGACTAGTGATAAACCAAAAGCGTCCAACGATAAACCAAAAGAGTTCACTGGTAAACCAAAAGCGTCCAATGACATACCTATTGATGATTTAATTGATGAGGACCTGAAACAACTGGGGGACAGGAAAAAggtctgtttgttttctgaatttatTTACAGTTGAAAATACGTAGGAGGTGCTCATTTCTGCTTGAAAATAGTCCATATAAAACCTGCGCAGAGGGTTGAAGTTTTCAGATGTGCTAAAAAATATCTTGGTGCAGTTTACTCATCCATAAATGTCCTTTCTTTTGTAAGATGAAAGCATGGAATTCATATTCATAGCTCCTAAGAAGTTTTGCTGGATCCTAGATAAAAGAAGTATTCACTTAGGAATGCTCATAAAATCCAGTTTTCATCCACATCCTTTTCCCCTTGTGTCATACACATGATGTAATTTTAAGTCATTTTCGAATATTGACATATTGCACAGACCCTAAATTTGGAAAATCATGCTGTAGATAGAAAGATTTCAGTATTTCTGTCTGCCCATAACTAGTTTAAAAGGTTACCTGTAATATTTAACTATTTATTCATCGTACTTGTTTTATTCTGGCTATCAGATCCCTGTACAGTTGTGAGTAAACTTGAGCAATTAAGTACGGCAAGCAAGTCTTGCAAGGACTCAAAACTCATTTGATGAGAGAGTTATGTATTATGCCTCAAATTTTAGCCACTACTTTTAATAACTTGGCACTGAGGCTTTATTGAGAATCAGAGTCTTCTGTAATGCATCACTGTTCCCTCTAGAAACAATTCCCTGATACGGGAAAATGATGCAACCATACTAGTCCATATATTTTGTCTTTGCCTCACTGTTTATACACTAACTGATATGATGAAAACCATCATACTTCAAACAGAGGCTGTTTGCAAGCGTCGATTCCGGTTGCAATGGTTGCATCTTCATTCAAATGCACAAAAGAGGTGGAGACCCTGGTCCAGTTGAGATTGTACAAAACATGATGTCTTCGGCTGCTTCAACTCGTAAACATATGTCCAGGTTCAGAATTTATATTATTGCAATCTATCTTTTTTGTTCTTCATAAGTCTCGTATATCAAGATATGATATCATGGCTCTTATGGAGTGTGCAGTTATTTTCTTGCTTATAGATTTTCATCTTGAATGTACTCTAGGTTTATTCTGAGGGTGTTGCCTGCTGAGGTGGTATGTTATGCTTCAGAAGAGGAAATAACAAGAGCCGTTACTCCACTTGTTGAAAAGTACTTTCCCAAAGAATCTCCTTCGGGACATAAGGTAAGTTTTTTACTTGATTGCTGGATGGTCTGGCTAGGGCAAAACGCTGAGACTATTATATATTATCTTGTATTAGTTATATGGATTTTCCATCACGGGGTCACTTGGAGAGGAGACTTGGGGAGGCCGCGGCTGGTGGGCGACATCGCCGGGAGTGGCTCGCTGCAGGAGGCAGGGTCGAAGATTGGGTGTCCGCAGGGGAGCGGCAGCAGATGAGAACCCTCTAGCgctggggtggggtggggtggggtggggggggggtaccagtgtgatgaggtgagggaggcaaGGGGAGATAACTGGGATGTGGTACAAAAAAAACGGCAGGCAAAAAATAACTAGCAGAGACGGAACAGAGAGGCAAAACATGGAAATTTGCGTATTTTTTAGATATAAGAGAGATTGTCCGACCATTTCATTGTAAACTTGCCCCGTTCATAAATTATAATCATGCACTACCATAATTCATCGATTGTTATTTTCACTGTATAACGGGAATTGAGGAGATAGTGGGTAGGGGGGAAGATGGATTGTATTGCTGGATGTAGTCTACCCCATGTAGCAAGGTCTAAAGTTGGCTAGAAGCCTAACAAGATTAATTACCTATCTGACAATTGGCACTGACTGTATGAAGCATTACCAGGGTAGATACTTCATACCTTCATATTTCCATCAATAGGTTCCTAAATGTCATCCATCTTTCATAGAATTGACCTGGTAATGATTTTCTGTGCATTCGTCATCCGAAAGAAAGTGCTGGAAGTACTATCCCACAAAATTTAGCCCATATATGTGGATATGCCACGCTTTATGAGCAAGCCAATGCAGTCAATTGTTTCAGTAGCCAACATCAGTACATTATAATGTTTATTATTGTATTTATTATTTCCACAGAACAGATAGAATGATGCAGTTCTCCAAATAGGAGTTGTTTGCTTTATTGTTTTCCTGTCCAAAATTCTACACGTTACCTTACTTGCTTGTCTCAATCTTTGCAGTTTGCTGTGTTATACGAAGCAAGGTCAAACACAGGAATCGATAGAATGAAAATTATAAATGCAGTAGCAAAATCTATACCTCAACCTCACAAAGTTGACCTCAGCAACCCCGACAAGACTATTATTGTCCAGATTGCCAAGGTAAATTCTCTAATACAGTTGGATTGCTATTAAATCTCTAGTGTTATATTTTGTGGAAGTGCCTCAACAAAACACAAGTTTTTATCCTACAATTTGTCATAAAAATCTGTATGATTTGATGCCCACTTCTCACAACACAATTGTTACTTTTATCTATTTTCAAATTCATAGGTATGGATGATTTTTAAATGAGGTTTTGGAGTAGTAAAATGCAAGAGTACTAAGTATTATCATTCTGGTATTTGTCCATGGGAAAGGCATTTGCACATACACGCATTTGTCGATGAGCTACCATCACAGTCCATTGTCATAAAGTTGCTTTGAGATCCACACAAAATTCAGTCGGAAGAAATAGTTCTCTTGTGTTTTCTTTCTATCTGAAAATGTAGAAGTCTCAATTCGACTGGCTGGATAAGACTAAAGCAAGGACTAGGTCCATATCGATGAGATGTAAAGCAATCGACCTATAGTGCGCATATGCCTTTTCCCTTTTTTCAGGGAAGTCCCTGCGCCTGTTGGTGCAGAGCTAGTACAAAATCTGCATTGATTTATCTACCGTGGGTTGTTTCTTTTAATGTTCAGGAGTAAAAAACCGTATGGTCCCTGATCAGTATCCCAGGCAGCTTCCAGTGCTGCAAATTTTATTGTAGCACTGGGATCCGGGGATGGAGGAAATGAGCATAATAAATCGCTAGCAGCTTGTATCATACTTCATGTTAAACCAATTTCGATTTCAGTATCCTGATTGCATTCTACAGATTGAAGGTAAAATGGACTTGGAAAAGTTTGTTTTATGCTTTT is a window of Triticum dicoccoides isolate Atlit2015 ecotype Zavitan chromosome 2B, WEW_v2.0, whole genome shotgun sequence DNA encoding:
- the LOC119362484 gene encoding uncharacterized protein LOC119362484 — protein: MASAGGKPNANTGGDTKGRKRKFLPHGKPVRKGAYPLRPGVQGFFITCDGGREHQATREAISLLDTFYEDLVDGKVFDEKPKSIPDKPLNKKIKFEDSDSSDDEDEGHSVEEADNGNDVEKGEAKSSEQQQEVPGALEVVSKEDEEQVETADGSAPKKQRIEDPLVSEQTEPKVPTDEPTETTDDKPKESTDRPAETTDDKPKESTDKPAETTDDKPKESTDKPTETSDKPKASNDKPKEFTGKPKASNDIPIDDLIDEDLKQLGDRKKRLFASVDSGCNGCIFIQMHKRGGDPGPVEIVQNMMSSAASTRKHMSRFILRVLPAEVVCYASEEEITRAVTPLVEKYFPKESPSGHKFAVLYEARSNTGIDRMKIINAVAKSIPQPHKVDLSNPDKTIIVQIAKTICMIGVVERYKDLSKFNLRQLTSPPEK